In Rhizobium glycinendophyticum, the DNA window TGGCATAGGTCGCTTCAGGGATCATCGGCATGTAGATGGTGACGCGGTCACCCTTCTTCACGCCGTGTTTCTTCAAGACGTTCGCCATCCGGCAAACATGCTCGTAGAGCTCGTTATACGTAATCTTCTTGTCGATATAGGGGTTGTCACCTTCCCAGATGATGGCGGTACGCTCGCCATGCGTCTTCAGGTGACGGTCGATGCAGTTGTAGGAGACGTTCGTCAGGCCGTCCTCGAACCATTTGATCGGGACCTTGCCCTTGAACGAGGTGTTCTTGACCTTCGTATAGGGCTTGAACCAGTCAATGCGCTTGCCGTGCTTGCCCCAGAACTTTTCCGGGTCTTCGACGCTTTCCTCGTACCACTTCAGGTACTTGTCCTCATCGATCAGCGCCTGTGCCTTCGCTGATTTCAGCACCGGATAGGTTTTGGCTGACATGAATTCCTCCCATGTTGACGGGCCACTCCAAATGACCAGGACCGTCCTCCCCGGCCTATTGCGGCTATTCATATCAGGAGAAATTCGGCCAGCAATTAGACAAAGGTCATTCGTGTCTTGGAGAATTGCAATTTCGTTACATTATCGCTATAAGGACGCCGAATTCCCGGAAATAGTGGTTTAAACCCACGGCCCGCGACAACCGGCGCGGACGTTCAGAAGGATTGTATCCATGGCCCAGACACTGCTCATGCCGAAGGCGACTGCCGTATGGCTCGTCGACAACACCGCGCTGTCATTCGACCAGATTGCGCAGTTCTGCAAACTGCATCCGCTCGAAGTGAAAGCGATTGCAGATGGCGAAGCAGCCCAGGGCATCAAGGGTCTCGATCCGATCGCCACCGGCCAGCTGTCGCGTGATGAGATCGTCAAGGCCGAGAAGGATCCGAACCACAAGCTGAAGCTTTCGGAACCGAAGGTACGCGTACCGGATTCCAAACGTCGTGGCCCGCGTTACACGCCGGTATCCAAGCGTCAGGACCGCCCCAATGCTATCCTTTGGCTGGTGCGCAATCATCCGGAACTGAAGGACGCCCAGATCTCGCGTCTCGTCGGCACGACCAAGTCGACAATCGAACAGATCCGCGAGCGCACTCACTGGAACTCCACCAACCTCGCGCCGATGGATCCGGTGACACTTGGCCTTTGCAGCCAGATCGATCTGGATCTGGAAGTGGAAAAGGCGTCGAAGGGCCGTCCGCTGCCCACCGCGGCTGAACTTGGCGCCACGCTGCAGTCGACCCTCGAAACGGAGAATCTCCCCTTCGGCTATGGCCGCGAGGAAGAGAAGGAAAAGGAAATCGACGCCAACGCCGTTTTTGCCAAGCTCCAGTCGCTCAAGTCAGACCGTCGCAACGACGACGAAGACGACCAGTACTGAGCCTCATACGGCAATCGCCAACGAGACCCCGGCACCATCTGGTGACCGGGGTTTTCTTTTATCGAAGCCGGCAGAAAATTACGCGCTAGCCGATTATCCGGCTGCAGCCTTGGCAGCGACGGGCACTTGGCCATGGGCTTGCAGAACGGCCGTGATCTCGTCGAGGATTGCCGGATCATCAATCGTTGCCGGCATCTTCCACGGCAGACCGTCGGCGATCTTCTGCATCGTCCCGCGTAGGATTTTGCCCGATCGTGTTTTTGGCAGACGATCAACCATCAAAACCATCTTGAAGGCGGCAACAGGTCCGATTTCGTCCCGTACGAGCTGGACGACCTCCTTGGCGATCACCGCGTGGTCGCGGTGGACATTCTTCTTAAGAACAAGGAACCCGCAAGGGATCTGTCCCTTCAATTCGTCAGCAATGCCGATGACGGCGCATTCGGCGACATCCGGATGCATGGCACAAACCTCTTCCATGCCGCCGGTCGACAGACGATGCCCTGCGCAGTTGATGATGTCATCCGTACGCGCCATGACGAAAACATAGCCGTCCTCATCGATGATCCCGGCATCTGCGGTCTTGTAGTATCCCGGAAATTCTTCCAGGCAGGACGCACGGAACCGTTCGTCCGCATTCCAGAACGACACCAGGCAGCCCGGAGGCAGGGGAAGCTTCGCCACGATATTGCCAAGTGTGCCCGGGGGAACGGGATGACCCGCGTCATCCAGCACATCCAGCGCGTAACCAGGCATCGGCTTGGTTGGCGAGCCATGCTTGACGGGGAGTAGCCCCAGCCCTACCGGATTGGCCGCTATGGCCCAACCCGTCTCGGTTTGCCACCAATGATCTATAACCGGGATCTTGAGCTTCGCTTCAGCCCATTTCAGAGTTTCCGGATCCGCGCGCTCACCCGCCAGGAAGAGTGCGCGCAATCCGGAAAGATCGTAGCGGGCGATATGTTCGCCCTCAGGATCGTCACGGCGGATCGCCCGGAAAGCAGTGGGTGCCGTAAACAGCACTTTCACATCGTGATCACTGATGACGCGCCAGAAAGTCCCGGCATCGGGGGTGCCCACCGGCTTGCCTTCAAAGATGACTGTCGCATTGCCGGAGAGAAGGGGGCCATAGACGATGTAGGAATGGCCGACGACCCAACCGATATCCGACGCGGCCCAGAACACTTCGCCCGGTTTCACGCCGTAGATATTGCGCATAGTCCAGTTGAGCGCGACCATGTGGCCGCCCGTGTCACGAACGACGCCCTTGGGCTGTCCGGTCGTTCCCGAGGTGTAGAGGATATAGAGGGGGTCGGTGGCCTCAACGGTAACACATTCGACGAGCCTGCCCGTCAACTTCTCTTGTTCAACCGCCTGAGCCAGGTCGATGTCGCCGTGCTCATAACGCAGGGGCGCATGATACTGATCCCGCTGCAACACAAGACAATAATCCGGCTTTACCTTCGCCATATCGATCGCCTGGTCGAGCAGCGGCTTGTAGGGAACGATCCGCCCCGGTTCCAGCCCACAGCTGGCCCCGATTACAACCTTGGCACCGGAATCGTCGATACGGGTGGCAAGTTCATGAGCTGCAAATCCGCCGAAGACGACGGAATGCACGGCGCCGATCCGGGCGCAGGCCAGCATCGCGAAGACGGCCTCTGGAATCATCGGCATATAGATGATGACCCGGTCGCCCTTCATTACTCCGTGGTTGCGCAGAACGCCCGCAATGGCTGAAATCTCGGTCAAGGCGTCGTTGTAAGTGAAGCGTGCGGTCTGCCCGGTCATGGGGCTATCATAGATGACGGCAGTCTCATCGCCCCTGC includes these proteins:
- a CDS encoding DUF1013 domain-containing protein produces the protein MAQTLLMPKATAVWLVDNTALSFDQIAQFCKLHPLEVKAIADGEAAQGIKGLDPIATGQLSRDEIVKAEKDPNHKLKLSEPKVRVPDSKRRGPRYTPVSKRQDRPNAILWLVRNHPELKDAQISRLVGTTKSTIEQIRERTHWNSTNLAPMDPVTLGLCSQIDLDLEVEKASKGRPLPTAAELGATLQSTLETENLPFGYGREEEKEKEIDANAVFAKLQSLKSDRRNDDEDDQY
- a CDS encoding propionyl-CoA synthetase; amino-acid sequence: MHESYLDIYSAWEADPKAFWARAAEDIHWYNPPEGVFDETLGAYGRWFAGGKTNTCYNCIDRHIAAGRGDETAVIYDSPMTGQTARFTYNDALTEISAIAGVLRNHGVMKGDRVIIYMPMIPEAVFAMLACARIGAVHSVVFGGFAAHELATRIDDSGAKVVIGASCGLEPGRIVPYKPLLDQAIDMAKVKPDYCLVLQRDQYHAPLRYEHGDIDLAQAVEQEKLTGRLVECVTVEATDPLYILYTSGTTGQPKGVVRDTGGHMVALNWTMRNIYGVKPGEVFWAASDIGWVVGHSYIVYGPLLSGNATVIFEGKPVGTPDAGTFWRVISDHDVKVLFTAPTAFRAIRRDDPEGEHIARYDLSGLRALFLAGERADPETLKWAEAKLKIPVIDHWWQTETGWAIAANPVGLGLLPVKHGSPTKPMPGYALDVLDDAGHPVPPGTLGNIVAKLPLPPGCLVSFWNADERFRASCLEEFPGYYKTADAGIIDEDGYVFVMARTDDIINCAGHRLSTGGMEEVCAMHPDVAECAVIGIADELKGQIPCGFLVLKKNVHRDHAVIAKEVVQLVRDEIGPVAAFKMVLMVDRLPKTRSGKILRGTMQKIADGLPWKMPATIDDPAILDEITAVLQAHGQVPVAAKAAAG